Proteins encoded by one window of Dioscorea cayenensis subsp. rotundata cultivar TDr96_F1 chromosome 6, TDr96_F1_v2_PseudoChromosome.rev07_lg8_w22 25.fasta, whole genome shotgun sequence:
- the LOC120263102 gene encoding uncharacterized protein LOC120263102 — MVQRKAPDEPQSHSHLVSHDVKSQCHAPPPSSNQQEAAQIKGGGNIKKTMMEKLITSTLPNYMKHTCSSGAKNSCSLKPSHSACNVCSYTYCCLNGHGRHDELRRLPLKRFLSERRRLMNNKQDIELNSDFFIEIHNKPPQVKDIDVQSLEEVNVMMDFPAYDSGSVSESLEQTKIENEQLNEIEVDIEQEDEDGVMDAEPVHLTEFDNKRKSRNESQYLQVESEPEAEKVDLKHLVMSERRTAEEWMIDYALQEVVNKLGPARKSKVELLVEAFEIIRPTPECELPPKHAQQRPRKQKGCCESVLDV; from the exons ATGGTGCAAAGAAAAGCACCTGATGAACCTCAATCACACTCTCACCTTGTCAGCCACGATGTTAAATCACAATGCCATGCACCACCACCTTCTTCTAATCAACAAGAAGCTGCACAAATTAAGGGAGGAGGCAATATCAAGAAGACGATGATGGAGAAACTAATAACAAGCACTTTGCCAAACTATATGAAACATACCTGCAGTTCAGGTGCGAAGAATTCTTGTTCTTTGAAGCCATCACACTCTGCTTGCAATGTTTGTTCTTATACATATTGTTGTTTGAATGGTCATGGAAGACATGATGAGCTTCGGCGGCTTCCATTGAAACGATTCCTATCAGAAAGAAGAAGGTTGATGAATAATAAACAGGATATAGAGTTGAATAGTGATTTCTTTATAGAGATTCATAATAAACCACCGCAAGTGAAGGATATAGACGTGCAAAGTTTAGAAGAAGTGAATGTTATGATGGACTTTCCAGCTTATGACTCTGGATCGGTTTCTGAGAGCCTGGAACAAACAAAGATAGAGAATGAACAATTGAATGAAATAGAGGTTGACATTgaacaagaagatgaagatggagttATGGATGCTGAACCTGTACACCTCACTGAGTTTGATAACAAAAGGAAGAGCAGGAATGAATCACAGTATTTACAAGTAGAATCTGAGCCTGAAGCAGAGAAGGTTGATCTCAAACATCTAGTGATGTCTGAGAGGAGAACAGCTGAGGAGTGGATGATAGATTATGCTCTTCAAGAGGTTGTGAACAAGTTGGGTCCTGCACGGAAGAGCAAGGTTGAACTTCTCGTTGAAGCTTTTGAGATTATAAGACCAACGCCAGAGTGTGAGCTACCACCCAAGCATGCTCAGCAAAGAC CTAGAAAGCAAAAAGGATGTTGTGAGTCAGTGCTGGACGTATAA
- the LOC120263764 gene encoding protein YAE1-like isoform X2: MPIISSGLGKMEDAGPEQLQPFTGSVEHPNAEASFSPAIPPDQSNAHADDGSDDLWWEDENEGSDDGFSRASLLNREWQRRHEQFHTMGYRDGIAAGKEASAQEGFNEGFKQSVHIGYNWGLVRGITSTLSSLSDNLKGKLVGDPEKRESFQNLYSSVQKVSTNDALKMFHDSIKHSGSRQSIDLVEDFQQLTVTGEGIRNEQLDTHFKRAHVAYI, from the exons ATGCCGATCATCTCCTCCG GTTTAGGCAAAATGGAAGATGCAGGTCCTGAACAACTTCAACCATTCACTGGATCAGTAGAGCATCCAAATGCTGAAGCATCTTTTTCACCAGCCATTCCACCTGATCAGAGCAATGCACATG CAGATGATGGTTCTGATGATCTTTGGTGGGAAGATGAAAATGAAGGTTCAGATGATGGCTTCAGCCGTGCATCTCTCTTGAACCGGGAATGGCAGAGAAGACATGAACAATTCCATACA ATGGGTTACCGAGATGGCATTGCAGCAGGTAAGGAGGCCTCTGCACAAGAAGGTTTCAATGAAGGATTTAAGCAATCTGTGCACATCGGATATAACTGGGGCCTTGTTCGAGGCATTACTAG TACCCTATCCAGCCTTTCAGATAACTTGAAAGGAAAGCTGGTGGGAGATCcagagaaaagagagagtttTCAAAACTTATACTCATCAGTGCAAAAGGTTTCAACCAATGATGCGCTTAAAATGTTTCATGATAGCATCAAGCATTCGGGATCTAGACAATCCATTGATTTAGTGGAAGATTTCCAACAACTGACTGTGACTGGTGAAGGGATCAGAAATGAGCAATTGGATACTCATTTTAAAAGAGCTCATGTTGCTTATATCTGA
- the LOC120263931 gene encoding uncharacterized protein LOC120263931 gives MFGEITSSVSSIRPKHLKAMVRKELGVFITDKVCRNARSLVIKKIEEQFKEDFKVLNNYALELKTTNPGSSVHIMTERQKLDELPLFKRIYICIAAIREGFINGCRRVIGIDGCFLKGSVKGQILTAVGRDGNNQMFPVAWAVVDKETSETWLWFIELLKVDLLIEDGLGWVVLSDMQKGLQHAVNALLPLIEHRMCARHIYARWGKIHPGKDLQIQFWNVAKSSSQPEMRKQLDRMKSLKGGVKAAEELLERWPISGWCLEFFNDIVKCDVIDNNMCETFNGVILDSRSKPIITMLEDIRQYVMTRVVVKREYCMEMEKCMWP, from the exons ATGTTTGGGGAGATAACAAGTTCTGTGTCTTCCATTAGACCTAAACATTTGAAGGCAATGGTGAGAAAAGAATTGGGAGTGTTCATTACAGACAAGGTCTGTAGGAATGCTAGGAGCTTAGTTATTaagaagattgaagaacaaTTCAAGGAGGATTTCAAGGTGCTGAATAACTATGCTTTGGagttaaaaacaacaaatcctGGCAGTAGTGTTCACATTATGACTGAAAGACAGAAGCTAGATGAGTTACCTTTATTTAAGAGGATCTACATATGTATAGCAGCAATTAGGGAAGGGTTCATCAATGGTTGCAGGAGGGTTATTGGCATTGATGGGTGTTTTTTGAAGGGTTCAGTGAAAGGGCAGATATTGACTGCAGTTGGAAGAGATGGCAACAATCAAATGTTCCCTGTTGCATGGGCCGTTGTGGACAAGGAAACATCTGAAACATGGCTATGGTTTATTGAACTTCTCAAAGTTGACCTTCTCATCGAGGATGGGCTTGGATGGGTAGTGCTTAGTGACATGCAAAAG GGCCTTCAACATGCAGTGAATGCTTTGCTTCCACTAATTGAGCATAGGATGTGTGCTAGACACATCTATGCAAGATGGGGGAAAATTCATCCAGGAAAAGATCTACAGATTCAATTCTGGAATGTTGCAAAGTCTTCAAGTCAACCAGAAATGCGAAAACAATTGGACAGAATGAAGAGCCTAAAGGGTGGTGTGAAGGCTGCAGAAGAATTACTTGAGAGATGGCCTATTTCAGGTTGGTGCCTTGAATTCTTTAATGACATAGTTAAGTGTGATGTAATTGACAATAACATGTGTGAAACATTTAATGGGGTAATCTTAGACTCTAGAAGCAAACCAATAATCACAATGCTTGAAGATATTAGGCAATATGTAATGACTAGAGTGGTTGTCAAAAGAGAGTATTGTATGGAAATGGAAAAATGCATGTGGCCCTAA
- the LOC120263764 gene encoding protein YAE1-like isoform X3 — protein MPIISSGLGKMEDAGPEQLQPFTGSVEHPNAEASFSPAIPPDQSNAHDDGSDDLWWEDENEGSDDGFSRASLLNREWQRRHEQFHTMGYRDGIAAGKEASAQEGFNEGFKQSVHIGYNWGLVRGITSTLSSLSDNLKGKLVGDPEKRESFQNLYSSVQKVSTNDALKMFHDSIKHSGSRQSIDLVEDFQQLTVTGEGIRNEQLDTHFKRAHVAYI, from the exons ATGCCGATCATCTCCTCCG GTTTAGGCAAAATGGAAGATGCAGGTCCTGAACAACTTCAACCATTCACTGGATCAGTAGAGCATCCAAATGCTGAAGCATCTTTTTCACCAGCCATTCCACCTGATCAGAGCAATGCACATG ATGATGGTTCTGATGATCTTTGGTGGGAAGATGAAAATGAAGGTTCAGATGATGGCTTCAGCCGTGCATCTCTCTTGAACCGGGAATGGCAGAGAAGACATGAACAATTCCATACA ATGGGTTACCGAGATGGCATTGCAGCAGGTAAGGAGGCCTCTGCACAAGAAGGTTTCAATGAAGGATTTAAGCAATCTGTGCACATCGGATATAACTGGGGCCTTGTTCGAGGCATTACTAG TACCCTATCCAGCCTTTCAGATAACTTGAAAGGAAAGCTGGTGGGAGATCcagagaaaagagagagtttTCAAAACTTATACTCATCAGTGCAAAAGGTTTCAACCAATGATGCGCTTAAAATGTTTCATGATAGCATCAAGCATTCGGGATCTAGACAATCCATTGATTTAGTGGAAGATTTCCAACAACTGACTGTGACTGGTGAAGGGATCAGAAATGAGCAATTGGATACTCATTTTAAAAGAGCTCATGTTGCTTATATCTGA
- the LOC120263932 gene encoding uncharacterized protein LOC120263932, translating into MSDARKRHQHVSSGSQVSNINGSKKLEQIMGASTGEVIVGREIHNHPSFITTAELIQRSKKVAANQNKNEAPREHISATTDFADFLSQTTVDFPTQNSATFEGNN; encoded by the exons ATGTCAGATGCAAGGAAGAGGCACCAACATGTCTCTAGTGGGTCACAAGTGTCCAACATCAATGGATCCAAGAAACTTGAGCAAATTATG GGTGCTAGCACAGGTGAGGTTATTGTTGGAAGAGAAATTCACAATCATCCTTCATTTATCACTACTGCTGAATTG ATACAAAGAAGCAAGAAGGTTGCTGCAAACCAAAACAAGAATGAGGCACCAAGGGAGCATATCTCTGCAACAACTGATTTTGCAGATTTTCTATCACAGACTACTGTAGATTTTCCAACACAAAACTCGGCTACATTTGAAGGAAATAATTGA
- the LOC120263764 gene encoding protein YAE1-like isoform X1, which translates to MPIISSGLGKMEDAGPEQLQPFTGSVEHPNAEASFSPAIPPDQSNAHVLISADDGSDDLWWEDENEGSDDGFSRASLLNREWQRRHEQFHTMGYRDGIAAGKEASAQEGFNEGFKQSVHIGYNWGLVRGITSTLSSLSDNLKGKLVGDPEKRESFQNLYSSVQKVSTNDALKMFHDSIKHSGSRQSIDLVEDFQQLTVTGEGIRNEQLDTHFKRAHVAYI; encoded by the exons ATGCCGATCATCTCCTCCG GTTTAGGCAAAATGGAAGATGCAGGTCCTGAACAACTTCAACCATTCACTGGATCAGTAGAGCATCCAAATGCTGAAGCATCTTTTTCACCAGCCATTCCACCTGATCAGAGCAATGCACATG TTTTGATTTCAGCAGATGATGGTTCTGATGATCTTTGGTGGGAAGATGAAAATGAAGGTTCAGATGATGGCTTCAGCCGTGCATCTCTCTTGAACCGGGAATGGCAGAGAAGACATGAACAATTCCATACA ATGGGTTACCGAGATGGCATTGCAGCAGGTAAGGAGGCCTCTGCACAAGAAGGTTTCAATGAAGGATTTAAGCAATCTGTGCACATCGGATATAACTGGGGCCTTGTTCGAGGCATTACTAG TACCCTATCCAGCCTTTCAGATAACTTGAAAGGAAAGCTGGTGGGAGATCcagagaaaagagagagtttTCAAAACTTATACTCATCAGTGCAAAAGGTTTCAACCAATGATGCGCTTAAAATGTTTCATGATAGCATCAAGCATTCGGGATCTAGACAATCCATTGATTTAGTGGAAGATTTCCAACAACTGACTGTGACTGGTGAAGGGATCAGAAATGAGCAATTGGATACTCATTTTAAAAGAGCTCATGTTGCTTATATCTGA
- the LOC120263764 gene encoding protein YAE1-like isoform X4, which produces MEDAGPEQLQPFTGSVEHPNAEASFSPAIPPDQSNAHVLISADDGSDDLWWEDENEGSDDGFSRASLLNREWQRRHEQFHTMGYRDGIAAGKEASAQEGFNEGFKQSVHIGYNWGLVRGITSTLSSLSDNLKGKLVGDPEKRESFQNLYSSVQKVSTNDALKMFHDSIKHSGSRQSIDLVEDFQQLTVTGEGIRNEQLDTHFKRAHVAYI; this is translated from the exons ATGGAAGATGCAGGTCCTGAACAACTTCAACCATTCACTGGATCAGTAGAGCATCCAAATGCTGAAGCATCTTTTTCACCAGCCATTCCACCTGATCAGAGCAATGCACATG TTTTGATTTCAGCAGATGATGGTTCTGATGATCTTTGGTGGGAAGATGAAAATGAAGGTTCAGATGATGGCTTCAGCCGTGCATCTCTCTTGAACCGGGAATGGCAGAGAAGACATGAACAATTCCATACA ATGGGTTACCGAGATGGCATTGCAGCAGGTAAGGAGGCCTCTGCACAAGAAGGTTTCAATGAAGGATTTAAGCAATCTGTGCACATCGGATATAACTGGGGCCTTGTTCGAGGCATTACTAG TACCCTATCCAGCCTTTCAGATAACTTGAAAGGAAAGCTGGTGGGAGATCcagagaaaagagagagtttTCAAAACTTATACTCATCAGTGCAAAAGGTTTCAACCAATGATGCGCTTAAAATGTTTCATGATAGCATCAAGCATTCGGGATCTAGACAATCCATTGATTTAGTGGAAGATTTCCAACAACTGACTGTGACTGGTGAAGGGATCAGAAATGAGCAATTGGATACTCATTTTAAAAGAGCTCATGTTGCTTATATCTGA